A window of the Gossypium hirsutum isolate 1008001.06 chromosome A03, Gossypium_hirsutum_v2.1, whole genome shotgun sequence genome harbors these coding sequences:
- the LOC121218478 gene encoding uncharacterized protein, whose amino-acid sequence MKEHDIMRKRKSTHDHRSNSQAFDDEDEDLLRLSLSNDTRRTGARLSEEHSSIPPLSSLSVMPPQQSSPQQQAAVAAAVSLSMQTLLSQPIHPLTLSTSHILFNPGFMSPPAASFVYSQEPVLSVTGSSSQAVLSSSILSQSLSQGPDLSVPAAAPHNLINSSLVSQTLSPGSLSYPQEPVSTAVAAPVSITSSSSPRPSRVRRNPTQNLREGKSETVEPPFPWATNHRATVYNINYLLSEKNISKITGFVQCKKCEKQYSMDFDLKEKFSEIGSFIAENKNSMHDRALLSWLNPVLPKCKYCNQENSAKPVIADKKKDINWLFLFLGQLLGCCTLEQLKYFCKHTKNHRTGAKDRVLYLTYLGLCKQLDPTGPFSR is encoded by the coding sequence ATGAAAGAACACGATATcatgaggaaaagaaaaagcactCATGATCATCGAAGCAACTCACAAGCTTTCGATGATGAAGATGAGGATTTGCTTAGACTATCATTGTCTAATGATACAAGGAGGACCGGAGCTAGATTGTCGGAAGAACATTCTAGTATTCCTCCACTCTCATCCTTGTCGGTGATGCCACCGCAACAATCATCACCTCAACAGCAAGCAGCAGTCGCAGCCGCAGTTTCATTGTCAATGCAAACGCTGCTTTCTCAACCGATTCATCCTCTCACCTTATCAACTTCTCATATCCTTTTTAACCCTGGTTTTATGTCACCTCCGGCGGCTTCTTTCGTTTATTCCCAGGAACCTGTCTTGTCGGTGACGGGGTCTTCCTCTCAGGCTGTTCTCAGCTCCTCTATATTATCTCAATCTTTGTCTCAGGGTCCGGACTTATCGGTACCGGCGGCTGCCCCTCATAATCTTATCAACTCATCGTTAGTATCCCAAACTTTGTCTCCTGGTTCCCTTTCTTACCCTCAAGAACCTGTCTCGACGGCGGTGGCGGCGCCTGTTTCCATCACTAGCAGCAGTTCTCCTCGACCTTCACGTGTTCGGAGGAACCCTACACAAAACCTACGAGAAGGTAAAAGCGAGACGGTGGAACCACCATTCCCATGGGCCACGAACCACCGAGCCACGGTCTATAACATTAACTATTTGTTATCCGAAAAAAACATATCCAAAATAACCGGTTTTGTTCAATGCAAGAAATGCGAGAAACAGTACTCCATGGATTTTGATTTGAAAGAAAAGTTCAGTGAAATCGGGAGCTTTATAGCTGAAAACAAGAACTCCATGCACGACAGAGCCCTTCTTTCATGGTTGAACCCTGTACTACCCAAATGCAAGTACTGCAACCAAGAAAACAGTGCTAAGCCGGTGATTGCCGACAAGAAAAAAGATATAAACTGGCTGTTTTTGTTTTTGGGACAGCTGTTGGGATGCTGTACTTTGGAGCAGTTAAAGTATTTCTGCAAACATACCAAGAATCATCGTACTGGTGCTAAAGATCGGGTTCTTTATCTTACTTATCTTGGACTCTGCAAACAACTTGATCCTACTGGCCCTTTTAGCCGATAA